From a region of the Tursiops truncatus isolate mTurTru1 chromosome 2, mTurTru1.mat.Y, whole genome shotgun sequence genome:
- the IL2RA gene encoding interleukin-2 receptor subunit alpha isoform X3, which yields MEPGLLMWGFFVFIVVPGCVTDACLEDPPSLRNAMFKVLRYEVGTMINCDCKKGFRRRSPFMRCTGNSSHSAWENRCHCDSTSSPKTPGKQVTPGLKEQNEETTTEMQSQMQPTGQANLPGHCKEPPPWEYEHEPLKRIYHFMAGQTVYYQCIQGFRPLQGGPTKSTCKMIYGSMRWTQPKLECISEGENSQFPGDEEPQESTDAPPGSETDFPLTTRMAGTTDFQTPTEVAATMDMFIFTTEYQIAVAGCILLLISIFLLTGLTWQQKWKKNRRTI from the exons ATGCTTGTCTTGAAGACCCACCGAGTCTCAGAAACGCCATGTTCAAGGTCCTCAGGTATGAGGTGGGCACCATGATAAACTGCGACTGCAAGAAAGGCTTCCGCAGAAGGTCTCCCTTCATGCGCTGCACAGGAAACTCCAGCCACTCTGCCTGGGAAAACAGATGCCACTGCGACAGCACCT CCTCCCCTAAGACTCCAGGAAAACAAGTTACTCCTGGACTcaaagaacagaatgaagaaacgACCACAGAAATGCAGAGCCAAATGCAGCCCACAGGCCAAGCTAACCTTCCAG gtcactgcAAGGAGCCTCCACCATGGGAATATGAACATGAACCTTTGAAGAGAATTTACCATTTCATGGCGGGGCAGACAGTTTACTACCAGTGCATTCAGGGATTCAGGCCCCTACAGGGAGGCCCTACCAAGAGCACCTGCAAGATGATCTATGGGAGCATGAGGTGGACCCAGCCCAAGCTTGAGTGCATAAGTGAAGGGGAGAACAGTCAGTTTCCAG GTGATGAAGAGCCTCAGGAGAGCACGGATGCTCCCCCTGGCAGTGAAACTGATTTTCCCTTAACAACGAGGATGGCAGGTACCACAG ATTTCCAAACACCCACAGAAGTGGCCGCGACCATGGATATGTTCATATTTACAACCGAGTATCAGATCGCAG TGGCCGGCTGCATCCTGCTGCTCATCAGCATCTTCCTCCTGACCGGCCTCACCTGGCAGCAGAAATG GAAGAAGAATAGAAGGACAATCTAG
- the IL2RA gene encoding interleukin-2 receptor subunit alpha isoform X2, with translation MEPGLLMWGFFVFIVVPGCVTDACLEDPPSLRNAMFKVLRYEVGTMINCDCKKGFRRRSPFMRCTGNSSHSAWENRCHCDSTSSPKTPGKQVTPGLKEQNEETTTEMQSQMQPTGQANLPGHCKEPPPWEYEHEPLKRIYHFMAGQTVYYQCIQGFRPLQGGPTKSTCKMIYGSMRWTQPKLECISEGENSQFPGDEEPQESTDAPPGSETDFPLTTRMAGTTDFQTPTEVAATMDMFIFTTEYQIAVAGCILLLISIFLLTGLTWQQKWGHGFDPWSEKIPQAAGQLSLCATTTEPALYSP, from the exons ATGCTTGTCTTGAAGACCCACCGAGTCTCAGAAACGCCATGTTCAAGGTCCTCAGGTATGAGGTGGGCACCATGATAAACTGCGACTGCAAGAAAGGCTTCCGCAGAAGGTCTCCCTTCATGCGCTGCACAGGAAACTCCAGCCACTCTGCCTGGGAAAACAGATGCCACTGCGACAGCACCT CCTCCCCTAAGACTCCAGGAAAACAAGTTACTCCTGGACTcaaagaacagaatgaagaaacgACCACAGAAATGCAGAGCCAAATGCAGCCCACAGGCCAAGCTAACCTTCCAG gtcactgcAAGGAGCCTCCACCATGGGAATATGAACATGAACCTTTGAAGAGAATTTACCATTTCATGGCGGGGCAGACAGTTTACTACCAGTGCATTCAGGGATTCAGGCCCCTACAGGGAGGCCCTACCAAGAGCACCTGCAAGATGATCTATGGGAGCATGAGGTGGACCCAGCCCAAGCTTGAGTGCATAAGTGAAGGGGAGAACAGTCAGTTTCCAG GTGATGAAGAGCCTCAGGAGAGCACGGATGCTCCCCCTGGCAGTGAAACTGATTTTCCCTTAACAACGAGGATGGCAGGTACCACAG ATTTCCAAACACCCACAGAAGTGGCCGCGACCATGGATATGTTCATATTTACAACCGAGTATCAGATCGCAG TGGCCGGCTGCATCCTGCTGCTCATCAGCATCTTCCTCCTGACCGGCCTCACCTGGCAGCAGAAATG gggacacgggtttgatccctggtccgagaagatcccacaagccgcggggcaactaagcctgtgcgccacaactactgagcctgcgctctacagcccgtga
- the IL2RA gene encoding interleukin-2 receptor subunit alpha isoform X1 yields the protein MEPGLLMWGFFVFIVVPGCVTDACLEDPPSLRNAMFKVLRYEVGTMINCDCKKGFRRRSPFMRCTGNSSHSAWENRCHCDSTSSPKTPGKQVTPGLKEQNEETTTEMQSQMQPTGQANLPGHCKEPPPWEYEHEPLKRIYHFMAGQTVYYQCIQGFRPLQGGPTKSTCKMIYGSMRWTQPKLECISEGENSQFPGDEEPQESTDAPPGSETDFPLTTRMAGTTDFQTPTEVAATMDMFIFTTEYQIAVAGCILLLISIFLLTGLTWQQKWGLGSSRGRTGRCTPSQSRPTELQPQGNGKAKEANIH from the exons ATGCTTGTCTTGAAGACCCACCGAGTCTCAGAAACGCCATGTTCAAGGTCCTCAGGTATGAGGTGGGCACCATGATAAACTGCGACTGCAAGAAAGGCTTCCGCAGAAGGTCTCCCTTCATGCGCTGCACAGGAAACTCCAGCCACTCTGCCTGGGAAAACAGATGCCACTGCGACAGCACCT CCTCCCCTAAGACTCCAGGAAAACAAGTTACTCCTGGACTcaaagaacagaatgaagaaacgACCACAGAAATGCAGAGCCAAATGCAGCCCACAGGCCAAGCTAACCTTCCAG gtcactgcAAGGAGCCTCCACCATGGGAATATGAACATGAACCTTTGAAGAGAATTTACCATTTCATGGCGGGGCAGACAGTTTACTACCAGTGCATTCAGGGATTCAGGCCCCTACAGGGAGGCCCTACCAAGAGCACCTGCAAGATGATCTATGGGAGCATGAGGTGGACCCAGCCCAAGCTTGAGTGCATAAGTGAAGGGGAGAACAGTCAGTTTCCAG GTGATGAAGAGCCTCAGGAGAGCACGGATGCTCCCCCTGGCAGTGAAACTGATTTTCCCTTAACAACGAGGATGGCAGGTACCACAG ATTTCCAAACACCCACAGAAGTGGCCGCGACCATGGATATGTTCATATTTACAACCGAGTATCAGATCGCAG TGGCCGGCTGCATCCTGCTGCTCATCAGCATCTTCCTCCTGACCGGCCTCACCTGGCAGCAGAAATG GGGTTTGGGGAGCAGCAGAGGGAGAACTGGCCGGTGCACGCCTTCCCAGAGTCGACCCACAGAATTACAGCCGCAGGGAAATGGGAAAGCCAAGGAAGCGAACATCCACTGA